One window of Myxocyprinus asiaticus isolate MX2 ecotype Aquarium Trade chromosome 6, UBuf_Myxa_2, whole genome shotgun sequence genomic DNA carries:
- the LOC127442547 gene encoding 3-ketodihydrosphingosine reductase-like isoform X2 has translation MSSEEALSSTLSHWISFNSWLLLLPFIMLLVVAAFIVAFVLLLYMISPLISPKPLKLNGAHVVVTGGSSGIGKFIAMECYKHGAFITLVARDEHKLVQAKKEVEKCAINDKQVVLCISVDVSKDYSQVASVIKQAQEKLGPVDMLVNCAGMSISGRFEEVEVDRFKRLMEVNYLGSVYPTRAVITTMKERRMGRIMFVSSQAGQIGLFGYTAYSPSKFALRGLAEALQMEMKPYNIYVTVAYPPDTDTPGFAEENKTKPLETRLISETSGVCQPEQVAKIVVKDAVQGNFTSSFGPDGYMLSALTCGMSPVTSITEGLQQIVTMGLFRTIALFYLGSFDSIVRRCMIQREQSKAADKRD, from the exons ATGTCCTCTGAGGAGGCTCTCAGCTCCACACTCTCACACTGGATCTCCTTTAACTCCTGGTTGCTGCTCCTGCCCTTCATCATGCTCCTGGTGGTGGCTGCTTTCATCGTGGCCTTCGTGCTGCTGCTGTACATGATATCGCCGTTAATAAGCCCCAAACCCCTCAAACTCAACGGGGCCCATGTGGTG GTGACTGGAGGCAGCAGTGGGATTGGGAAGTTTATTGCCATGGAATGCTACAAACACGGTGCCTTCATCACTCTGGTGGCACGAGATGAG CACAAACTGGTTCAAGCAAAGAAAGAAGTGGAGAAATGTGCCATAAACGATAAGCAG GTGGTGCTTTGCATTTCAGTTGATGTGTCGAAAGACTACAGCCAAGTGGCGAGTGTCATAAAACAA GCTCAGGAGAAGTTGGGTCCAGTGGACATGCTGGTGAACTGTGCCGGGATGTCTATATCTGGGAGGTTTGAGGAGGTGGAAGTGGATCGCTTCAAG AGACTGATGGAGGTGAACTATCTGGGCAGCGTTTACCCCACACGGGCTGTCATCACCACTATGAAAGAGAGACGGATGGGCCGCATCATGTTTGTGTCATCACAGGCGGGGCAGATTGGCCTCTTCGGCTACACGGCCTACTCGCCGTCCAAATTCGCCCTGCGTGGTCTGGCTGAGGCCTTGCAGATGGAG ATGAAGCCGTATAATATCTATGTGACTGTGGCGTATCCTCCAGACACAGACACACCAGGTTTTGCAGAGGAGAATAAGACTAAG CCTCTGGAGACCAGGTTAATTTCAGAGACGTCTGGAGTCTGTCAGCCTGAGCAAGTGGCAAAAATTGTGGTTAAAGATGCTGTG CAAGGAAATTTCACCAGCTCATTTGGTCCTGATGGATACATGCTGTCAGCGCTCACCTGTGGGATGTCACCAGTCACCTCCATCACCGAAGGGCTTCAGCAG ATTGTGACCATGGGGCTGTTCCGCACTATTGCACTCTTCTACCTGGGCAGCTTTGACAGTATCGTCCGCCGCTGCATGATACAGAGGGAACAGTCCAAAGCAGCCGACAAGAGGGATTAG
- the LOC127442547 gene encoding 3-ketodihydrosphingosine reductase-like isoform X1 — protein MSSEEALSSTLSHWISFNSWLLLLPFIMLLVVAAFIVAFVLLLYMISPLISPKPLKLNGAHVVVTGGSSGIGKFIAMECYKHGAFITLVARDEHKLVQAKKEVEKCAINDKQVSSTIFRPRTPLWVVLCISVDVSKDYSQVASVIKQAQEKLGPVDMLVNCAGMSISGRFEEVEVDRFKRLMEVNYLGSVYPTRAVITTMKERRMGRIMFVSSQAGQIGLFGYTAYSPSKFALRGLAEALQMEMKPYNIYVTVAYPPDTDTPGFAEENKTKPLETRLISETSGVCQPEQVAKIVVKDAVQGNFTSSFGPDGYMLSALTCGMSPVTSITEGLQQIVTMGLFRTIALFYLGSFDSIVRRCMIQREQSKAADKRD, from the exons ATGTCCTCTGAGGAGGCTCTCAGCTCCACACTCTCACACTGGATCTCCTTTAACTCCTGGTTGCTGCTCCTGCCCTTCATCATGCTCCTGGTGGTGGCTGCTTTCATCGTGGCCTTCGTGCTGCTGCTGTACATGATATCGCCGTTAATAAGCCCCAAACCCCTCAAACTCAACGGGGCCCATGTGGTG GTGACTGGAGGCAGCAGTGGGATTGGGAAGTTTATTGCCATGGAATGCTACAAACACGGTGCCTTCATCACTCTGGTGGCACGAGATGAG CACAAACTGGTTCAAGCAAAGAAAGAAGTGGAGAAATGTGCCATAAACGATAAGCAG gtgtcttcaaccattttcaggccaaggacccctttgtgG GTGGTGCTTTGCATTTCAGTTGATGTGTCGAAAGACTACAGCCAAGTGGCGAGTGTCATAAAACAA GCTCAGGAGAAGTTGGGTCCAGTGGACATGCTGGTGAACTGTGCCGGGATGTCTATATCTGGGAGGTTTGAGGAGGTGGAAGTGGATCGCTTCAAG AGACTGATGGAGGTGAACTATCTGGGCAGCGTTTACCCCACACGGGCTGTCATCACCACTATGAAAGAGAGACGGATGGGCCGCATCATGTTTGTGTCATCACAGGCGGGGCAGATTGGCCTCTTCGGCTACACGGCCTACTCGCCGTCCAAATTCGCCCTGCGTGGTCTGGCTGAGGCCTTGCAGATGGAG ATGAAGCCGTATAATATCTATGTGACTGTGGCGTATCCTCCAGACACAGACACACCAGGTTTTGCAGAGGAGAATAAGACTAAG CCTCTGGAGACCAGGTTAATTTCAGAGACGTCTGGAGTCTGTCAGCCTGAGCAAGTGGCAAAAATTGTGGTTAAAGATGCTGTG CAAGGAAATTTCACCAGCTCATTTGGTCCTGATGGATACATGCTGTCAGCGCTCACCTGTGGGATGTCACCAGTCACCTCCATCACCGAAGGGCTTCAGCAG ATTGTGACCATGGGGCTGTTCCGCACTATTGCACTCTTCTACCTGGGCAGCTTTGACAGTATCGTCCGCCGCTGCATGATACAGAGGGAACAGTCCAAAGCAGCCGACAAGAGGGATTAG
- the vps4b gene encoding vacuolar protein sorting-associated protein 4B isoform X2, which translates to MAANNNLQKAIDLANKASQEDKAENYEEALRLYQHAVQYFLHVVKYEAQGEKAKQSIRTKCAEYLDRAEKLKEFLKKKEKAPAKPVKESQSSEKGNESDEGEDPEKKKFQNQLSGAIVMEKPNIKWDDVAGLEGAKEALKEAVILPIKFPHLFTGKRTPWRGILLFGPPGTGKSYLAKAVATEANNSTFFSISSSDLVSKWLGESEKLVKNLFTLAREHKPSIIFIDEIDSLCGSRSENESEAARRIKTEFLVQMQGVGNDNEGILVLGATNIPWTLDSAIRRRFEKRIYIPLPEDHARGFMFKLNLGSTPNSLTESDFITLGKKTEGYSGADISVIVRDALMQPVRKVQSATHFKQVRGPSRNDPNIIVDDLLTPCSPGDPQAIEMTWMDVPGEKLLEPIVCMSDMLRSLTNTKPTVNEQDLVKLKKFTEDFGQEG; encoded by the exons ATGGCTGCCAACAACAACTTGCAG AAAGCTATAGATCTCGCCAATAAGGCATCTCAGGAGGATAAGGCCGAAAACTATGAAGAGGCCCTGCGTCTTTACCAGCATGCTGTTCAGTACTTCTTGCATGTTGTGAAAT atgaagcACAGGGTGAAAAAGCCAAACAAAGCATCCGAACCAAATGTGCTGAATATTTGGACCGGGCTGAGAAACTAAAAGAGTTTttgaagaaaaaagagaaagcacCAGCGAAGCCAGTGAAGGAGTCGCAGTCCAGTGAGAAAGG aaATGAGAGCGATGAAGGAGAAGACCCAGAGAAAAAGAAATTTCAGAACCAGCTCTCAG GAGCCATCGTCATGGAGAAGCCAAACATTAAATGGGATGATGTAGCTGGGTTAGAAGGTGCCAAAGAGGCCCTGAAagaagctgtcattctgccaatAAAGTTTCCACATCTCTTTACAG GTAAAAGGACTCCATGGAGGGGCATCCTTCTCTTCGGGCCTCCTGGCACAGGCAAATCATACCTGGCCAAAGCGGTAGCAACAGAAGCCAACAATTCCACCTTTTTCTCCATTTCCTCCTCAGACCTGGTATCCAAGTGGCTGGGAGAGAGTGAAAA GCTGGTGAAGAACTTGTTCACTTTAGCTCGAGAGCACAAGCCCTCTATTATCTTCATTGATGAGATAGATTCACTCTGCGGCTCCAGAAGTGAGAATGAAAGTGAAGCAGCTCGCCGTATCAAGACAGAATTTCTGGTCCAGATGCAAG GTGTTGGTAATGACAATGAAGGAATCCTAGTGTTGGGAGCCACTAACATCCCGTGGACATTGGATTCTGCCATCAGAAGACG ATTTGAGAAACGTATCTACATCCCTCTGCCGGAGGATCACGCCCGTGGGTTCATGTTCAAGCTAAATCTGGGCAGCACACCAAACAGTCTCACTGAATCAGACTTCATCACTCTGGGTAAGAAGACAGAGGGTTACTCTGGTGCTGACATCAGCGTTATCGTCAGAGACGCTCTCATGCAGCCTGTCAGGAAGGTCCAGTCTGCCACTCACTTCAAACAG GTTCGAGGGCCATCAAGGAATGACCCAAATATCATAGTCGATGACCTCCTTACCCCCTGTTCTCCAGGCGACCCACAGGCCATAGAGATGACATGGATGGATGTTCCTGGAGAGAAGCTTTTGGAACCAATTGTTTGCATG TCGGACATGCTGAGGTCACTCACCAACACGAAGCCCACCGTGAACGAGCAGGATCTGGTGAAGCTGAAAAAGTTCACCGAGGACTTTGGACAGGAGGGCTGA